The Drosophila innubila isolate TH190305 chromosome 3R unlocalized genomic scaffold, UK_Dinn_1.0 2_E_3R, whole genome shotgun sequence genome has a segment encoding these proteins:
- the LOC117790061 gene encoding helicase SKI2W yields MNIIRGEDNLAKLKDYILNPDISIHDPLPDVLPRKFNEMRLLHIPKCAGSTKLIPRRDILTGEILEFVEIEVEDVGANAFNSMSMHREPGLLEEVTRGSHLNYPFWPGGFEERSEVASTLELAQIEVELDLEQLLTVPPGFTAGHDFAEEKQRKPAENPVATTNVDLLDNLEQQLDVQQWLELTRSQSETATTTNVADSQKDLKFPADVDEQLLEVDLQPILNISSTQQSFSSDWAEMVDMSQPIDNFKAQIPAPALEFPFELDVFQKQAILKLEQRQYVFVAAHTSAGKTVVAEYAIAMSKRDLTRTIYTSPIKALSNQKYRDFRKTFKDVGLITGDLQIEPTASCLIMTTEILRSMLYCGSDITRDLEYVIFDEVHYINNPERGHVWEEIIILLPDHVNIIMLSATVPNTMELADWVGSTKKRKVYVISTLKRPVPLMHYLYTGAGGKSRDDIFLLVDAQGKYLQGNYERAVERKKEMSSSKTGGGSSNYINSKQEQYIWTGLIDFLKRHNKMPVVAFTLSRNRCDANVLALKSVDLNTAKEKGAVQKFFLQCLAKLKPPDRTIPQVLALKDSLERGIGVHHSGILPILKEIVEMLFQNGLVKLLFATETFAMGVNMPARTVIFDSIKKFDGLEMRNLKPGEYIQMAGRAGRRGHDENGTVILMCKTGVPPSMELRPMILGLPEKLQSQFILRYAVILTCLRIESIKVEDIMQYSFKEFKQKLQLPTQQKLLRVAEDKFAMLPTLGEHLQPLIYFYDKSVEYWKEKHRIMKFIVTQAKIQKELKVGRIIIITHGTHYNKLAILLNVKSVLGKDTIYKVLVLDHQFKSKNQGDTINRGELYYKILSLTPQHRFFHPEGIGGHTVLDIKAIDIVNITKSTIKVDADVIIRNWEQRQLERFKDAPPGATVVKVVTELQQLNEAFNANPDSIKYINMSKEINVNADDEMAMLNYVDHLKRQVGDVLPHTNIAGFEQEFDKVYERRVLEINIEELRFKNSAKNLTLYPDYCNKLQVLRSLNYIDELNEVTLKGKVACEMGQNELMITELIFCNMFNDLGPAEIAALLSGLVFQAKIKGQPVIPPTLKECVAAFEQINDNILAEEQRCQAGIQAENNLNFGLLEVVYEWAKNKPFAEIMKLTEVQEGIIVRCIQQLDETLRDVKTAAIRIGNPGLQSKMEEASEAIKRDIVFTASLYTEL; encoded by the exons ATGAATATAATACGTGGTGAGGATAACCTGGCGAAGCTGAAGGACTACATACTCAACCCAGATATATCGATACACGATCCACTGCCCGATGTGTTGCCGCGTAAATTCAATGAAATGCGTTTGTTGCATATTCCAAAATGTGCGGGAAGCACAAAATTAATACCACGACGAGATATATTAACTGGAGAGATTCTGGAGTTTGTGGAGATCGAGGTGGAGGACGTGGGCGCCAATGCATTCAATTCAATGTCCATGCATCGCGAGCCGGGTTTATTGGAGGAAGTAACGCGTGGTTCACATTTGAATTATCCCTTTTGGCCAGGAGGATTTGAGGAGAGGAGCGAGGTAGCGTCCACCTTGGAGTTGGCACAAATCGAGGTGGAGCTGGATCTGGAGCAGCTGCTGACAGTGCCGCCGGGTTTTACAGCCGGACACGACTTTGCCGAGGAAAAACAAAGGAAACCCGCAGAGAATCCGGTAGCTACAACAAATGTGGATCTCCTGGATAATCTGGAGCAGCAACTGGATGTGCAGCAGTGGCTGGAGTTGACACGCAGCCAGAGcgagacagcaacaacaacaaatgttgctGATTCCCAAAAGGATTTAAAATTTCCCGCCGATGTGGATGAGCAGCTGTTGGAGGTGGATTTACAAcccattttaaatatatccaGCACACAGCAGAGCTTCAGCAGCGATTGGGCTGAAATGGTGGACATGAGTCAACCCATTGACAACTTTAAGGCACAGATACCAGCTCCCGCTCTGGAATTCCCCTTTGAACTGGATGTGTTCCAGAAACAGGCCATACTCAAGCTGGAGCAGCGTCAATATGTCTTTGTGGCGGCACACACATCCGCCGGAAAGACTGTCGTAGCGGAGTACGCCATTGCCATGTCCAAGCGGGATTTAACACGCACCATTTACACATCTCCCATTAAAGCGCTGTCCAATCAAAAGTATCGGGATTTTCGTAAAACCTTCAAGGATGTGGGTTTAATCACGGGCGATCTACAAATTGAACCCACTGCATCCTGTTTGATTATGACCACGGAAATACTACGCTCCATGTTGTATTGTGGTTCGGATATAACCCGGGATCTGGAATATGTCATCTTTGATGAGGTGCATTATATTAACAATCCAGAGCGTGGACATGTCTGGGAGGAGATTATTATACTACTGCCCGATCATGTCAATATTATAATGCTGAGTGCCACAGTGCCCAATACCATGGAACTGGCGGATTGGGTGGGCAGCACCAAGAAACGCAAGGTTTATGTAATTAGCACCCTTAAACGTCCTGTTCCCTTGATGCACTACCTCTATACGGGTGCCGGGGGCAAGAGCCGTGATGACATCTTTCTCCTGGTGGATGCACAGGGCAAGTATCTCCAGGGCAACTATGAGCGGGCTGTGGAGCGCAAAAAGGAGATGAGCAGCTCCAAAACCGGAGGCGGTTCCTCCAACTACATCAACAGCAAGCAGGAGCAATACATCTGGACGGGTTTGATAGACTTTCTGAAGCGGCACAACAAGATGCCAGTGGTGGCTTTCACACTATCCCGGAATCGCTGTGATGCCAATGTGTTGGCACTGAAATCCGTGGATCTGAATACGGCCAAGGAGAAGGGAGCCGTGCAAAAGTTCTTCCTACAATGTCTGGCCAAGCTGAAGCCTCCGGATCGCACAATACCACAAGTGTTGGCACTAAAGGACTCCTTGGAACGTGGCATTGGAGTGCATCATAGTGGCATTCTGCCCATACTCAAGGAGATTGTGGAGATGCTGTTCCAGAATGGACTGGTCAAGTTGCTCTTTGCCACAGAGACCTTTGCCATGGGTGTTAATATGCCTGCCCGAACCGTCATCTTTGATTCCATCAAGAAATTCGATGGTCTGGAGATGCGAAATTTGAAACCTGGTGAATATATACAGATGGCTGGACGTGCTGGCAGACGTGGACACGATGAGAATGGCACGGTTATACTCATGTGTAAGACTGGAGTGCCGCCTTCGATGGAACTGCGTCCCATGATTCTCGGATTGCCGGAGAAACTGCAATCTCAGTTTATATTACGCTATGCGGTGATTCTCACCTGTCTGCGCATTGAGAGCATCAAGGTGGAGGACATTATGCAGTATAGCTTCAAGGAGTTCAAGCAGAAACTCCAGTTGCCCACACAGCAGAAGCTGCTCCGAGTGGCGGAAGATAAGTTCGCCATGTTGCCCACTCTGGGTGAACATCTACAGCCACTCATCTATTTCTACGACAAGTCGGTGGAGTACTGGAAGGAGAAGCATCGCATAATG AAATTCATTGTCACCCAGGCGAAAATCCAAAAGGAACTCAAG GTTGGAAGGATCATAATCATCACACATGGCACACACTACAACAAGTTGGCGATCCTGCTCAATGTAAAGTCGGTGCTCGGCAAGGACACGATCTACAAGGTACTCGTGCTGGATCATCAGTTCAAGTCCAAGAACCAAGGTGATACCATCAATCGCGGCGAGCTCTATTATAAGATTCTCTCGCTGACGCCACAGCATCGATTCTTCCATCCCGAGGGAATTGGTGGGCACACAGTGCTGGACATTAAAGCCATCGATATTGTGAATATCACCAAGTCAACGATTAAAGTGGATGCGGATGTCATCATAAGGAACTGGGAGCAGCGACAGTTGGAGAGATTCAAGGATGCACCACCAGGAGCAACGGTTGTCAAGGTTGTCACGGAGCTGCAACAATTGAATGAGGCGTTCAATGCCAATCCGGATAGCATAAAATACATCAACATGTCCAAGGAGATCAATGTGAATGCCGATGACGAGATGGCCATGCTGAACTACGTGGATCACCTGAAGCGACAGGTGGGCGATGTCCTGCCACACACAAATATCGCCGGATTCGAGCAGGAATTCGACAAAGTCTACGAGAGACGTGTCCTGGAGATTAACATTGAGGAGCTGCGCTTCAAGAACTCGGCCAAGAATCTCACCCTCTATCCGGATTATTGCAACAAGTTGCAAGTACTGCGTTCCCTGAACTACATTGATGAGCTCAACGAGGTGACGTTGAAGGGCAAGGTCGCCTGTGAGATGGGACAGAACGAGCTGATGATCACCGAGCTCATCTTCTGCAACATGTTCAATGATCTCGGACCCGCGGAAATTGCGGCCCTCTTGTCCGGACTCGTCTTTCAG GCCAAGATTAAAGGTCAGCCTGTAATTCCGCCGACTTTAAAGGAATGCGTTGCTGCCTTTGAACAAATTAACGATAACATTCTGGCCGAGGAGCAGCGTTGTCAAGCGGGCATTCAGGCCGAAAATAATCTAAACTTTGGACTGTTAGAAGTGGTCTACGAATGGGCCAAAAACAAG
- the LOC117792216 gene encoding uncharacterized protein C11D3.03c, with protein MANSTPTSWCGRGDKPRTFDIHKPIICYDKPAAALVSKDVYDDKRFHALTGDIVETLIVPKREARTWTMQQGDLCRITVHEGSQVGDVNFWNLENTQERFYSGKTRQLHAAHLKVYDRLWSCLPYLRPMATFVFDTLANYGIDVDGGALHDVIGTRCDDYTYKLITGKDRVGSCHSSLVKAVVEERGMCEQDVHDVWNIFMCTGIAKDTNQYFCKPSPARKGDFIEFIADMNLLVALSACPQGDVSIAVGAEVPDENCHPLKVEVFRRK; from the exons ATGGCTAACTCAACACCGACTTCCTGGTGCGGTCGCGGCGATAAGCCTCGCACTTTTGATATCCACAAACCGATTATTTGCTATGACAAGCCGGCGGCAGCCCTGGTCTCCAAGGATGTCTACGAT GATAAGCGATTTCATGCACTAACTGGCGACATTGTGGAGACTCTAATTGTGCCGAAGCGTGAGGCACGCACCTGGACAATGCAACAAGGTGATCTCTGTCGCATTACCGTCCACGAAGGATCCCAAGTGGGCGATGTTAATTTCTGGAATTTGGAGAACACACAGGAGCGTTTTTATTCCGGCAAAACGCGTCAATTGCATGCAGCACATCTCAAAGTGTACGATAGACTTTGGAGCTGTTTGCCATATCTGCGTCCAATGGCCACCTTTGTGTTCGATACTCTGGCCAACTATGGTATCGATGTGGATGGCGGTGCACTGCACGATGTTATCGGCACGCGTTGCGATGATTACACATACAAGCTCATCACTGGCAAGGATCGTGTGGGCAGCTGTCACAGTTCCTTGGTGAAGGCCGTGGTGGAGGAACGAGGAATGTGCGAACAGGATGTTCATGATGTCTGGAATATATTCATGTGCACTGGCATCGCCAAGGACACGAATCAGTATTTTTGCAAACCAAGCCCAGCACGCAAGGgtgattttattgaatttatcgCTGATATGAATTTATTGGTGGCTTTGAGTGCTTGTCCTCAAGGAGACGTCTCCATTGCAGTGGGCGCCGAGGTTCCCGATGAGAATTGTCATCCGCTAAAGGTCGAAGTCTTTCGCAGAAAGTAA